One genomic segment of Impatiens glandulifera chromosome 6, dImpGla2.1, whole genome shotgun sequence includes these proteins:
- the LOC124941093 gene encoding E4 SUMO-protein ligase PIAL2-like isoform X6 translates to MELWRVAAVADRLFILARDPNKIVDSDEFFNLCIVLARGIDYIVSNNENPERFEDLPAILKQVCKCKNDSVMGGIFALMLSVKYACRFGFFLAKDSEELLALTNEIESSYCVGDKFSSRNDTISNLTTIMSRFYPWLRMGQILTCIEVEKGYGLYVKDFFVQKNMHFPPTDQIRFLVARTDLMENSSCIINPPQVNFLLNGKGVDKRTTTTLDKGPQMPTIVTPMLSYGVNLLQAVGEFNGSYIIMVALMSPISSVAIPVQDYVPPVVTSHDSDPEIAEGASRISLNCPISFKRIKTPIKGQSCKHHQCFDFNNFVEINAKRPSWRCPYCSQDLFLSDIRVDQTMVKILKEVNESVTDVIISIDGSWKAVTENKDNADKLHSTNLNIQQDALMIDTPPDSDIIDLTEDNVDKLFSNACEEPQDVKPVLFDNQTQPCLISTTFYDDENSSSSHTDDDFWSGLYLPTFENLASDDPSSNFMSPPSFLSSTTLNGESTGNNFVPLQQQAVYGTRQPSRPDLAPPLNTSSLNLSQMQPQPSRPDLAAPLNTSSLNLSQLQPQPSRPHLTPLNTSSLNMSSLQQQIPQLDQRNRSNQATTGHSSLSPRFNAQRVSAALSTGFENQQLHSTSHSSAPLLRSSNFQQRPISLAGSHQGRRVEFMQTPSSSRQSPSPPVWTSTQIPNNYYRGNNTGAIPPPPPPGMNTQLQNNNRGSNMTGIQPPPGMNTQLQNNNYRGSNMAGIQPPPGMNTQLQNNNYRGSNMAGIQPPSPPPGMNTQLQNNNYRGSNMAGIQPPSPPPGMNTQLQNNNRGSNIVGIQPTPPLPPASSVSEQEWRPTGRMRGSLSGQAYEDARMQFIVRPALMTTTTTTRPALMTTTTTTQTSSRTPQELSGNTTPLHLINARNRMAQVSQTVNLSATNGGNSSTFSNGSARNN, encoded by the exons ATGGAATTATGGAGAGTAGCCGCCGTCGCCGACCGACTGTTTATACTCGCTCGTGATCCAAACAAGATAGTTGATTCCGATGAGTTCTTCAATCTCTGCATCGTTCTTGCCAG AGGTATTGACTACATTGTTTCAAACAATGAAAACCCTGAAAGATTTGAAGACTTACCCGCAATATTAAAACAG GTTTGCAAATGTAAAAATGACTCTGTAATGGGAGGTATCTTCGCGCTGATGTTATCTGTTAAG TATGCTTGTagatttggattttttttggCGAAAGATTCTGAAGAACTTCTTGCCCTTACAAATGAG ATAGAAAGCAGTTACTGCGTCGGGGATAAATTTTCTAGTAGAAATGATACTATTTCTAATCTAACAACAATTATGTCCAG ATTCTATCCGTGGTTGAGGATGGGGCAGATACTGACTTGTATTGAAGTAGAG AAGGGCTATGGGTTATATGTGAAGGATTTCTTCGTTCAGAAGAATATGCATTTTCCACCAACCGACCAAATt cGATTTTTGGTAGCTCGAACTGACTTAATGGAGAACTCTTCTTGCATCATAAATCCCCCACAAGTAAA CTTTCTGCTCAATGGAAAAGGAGTTGATAAAAGAACTACTACTACTTTG GATAAAGGCCCACAAATGCCTACAATTGTTACACCAATGCTGTCTTACGGTGTTAACCTTCTTCAAGCTGTGGGAGAATTCAATG GGAGTTACATCATAATGGTTGCTTTAATGAGTCCAATCTCAAGTGTTGCTATCCCTGTCCAAGATTATGTTCCTCCTGTGGTTACTTCTCATGATTCTG ACCCTGAAATAGCCGAAGGGGCGTCACGAATTTCATTGAACTGTCCAATAAG TTTCAAGCGTATCAAAACCCCAATAAAAGGGCAATCATGCAAACATCACCAG tGTTTTGATTTCAATAACTTTGTGGAAATAAATGCAAAAAGGCCATCATGGCGCTGCCCATACTGCTCCCAGGATCTATTCTTAAGTGACATCCGCGTAGATCAAACTATGGTCAAG ATCTTGAAAGAGGTGAATGAGTCTGTCACAGACGTGATTATTTCCATCGATGGATCATGGAAAGCTGTCACAGAAAACAAAGACAATGCAGATAAGCTTCATTCTACAAACCTAAATATTCAACAAGATGCATTAATGATTGATACACCTCCAGATTCAGATATTATTGATCTTACTGAAGACAACGTTGATAAACTATTTTCTAATGCGTGTGAAGAACCTCAAGATGTGAAACCTGTTCTATTTGATAATCAAACTCAACCGTGTTTGATTAGCACAACTTTTTATGATGATGAGAACTCGTCTTCTTCTCACACTGATGATGATTTTTGGTCTGGGTTATATCTTCCAACATTTGAAAATCTAGCATCAGATGATCCATCTTCGAATTTCATGTCTCCTCCATCGTTTCTTTCCTCTACTACTCTTAATGGTGAAAGTACTGGTAATAATTTTGTGCCGTTACAGCAGCAGGCAGTGTATGGAACGAGG CAGCCATCAAGACCTGACTTAGCTCCTCCTCTCAATACATCTTCACTCAACTTGTCTCAGATGCAGCCACAG CCATCAAGACCTGACTTAGCTGCTCCTCTCAATACGTCTTCACTCAACTTGTCTCAGTTGCAGCCACAG CCATCAAGGCCTCATTTAACTCCTCTCAATACATCTTCACTCAACATGTCTTCATTGCAGCAACAGATCCCACAG TTGGATCAAAGAAACAGGTCGAATCAAGCCACAACTGGTCACTCTTCACTAAGTCCACGTTTTAACGCTCAAAGAGTCTCGGCAGCCTTATCAACAGGATTCGAAAATCAACAACTTCATTCCACTAGCCATTCTTCAGCCCCTTTACTGCGATCATCTAATTTCCAACAAAGACCAATATCTCTCGCGGGAAGCCATCAAGGCAGACGAGTTGAGTTCATGCAAACTCCATCATCGTCAAGGCAATCTCCATCCCCTCCAGTTTGGACCTCAACACAAAttccaaataattattatagagGAAATAATACAGGAGCAATTCCGCCTCCGCCACCACCTGGCATGAACACACAACTTCAGAATAATAATAGAGGAAGTAATATGACCGGTATTCAGCCACCACCCGGCATGAACACACAACTTCAGAATAATAATTATAGAGGAAGTAATATGGCCGGTATTCAGCCACCACCCGGCATGAACACACAACTTCAGAATAATAATTATAGAGGAAGTAATATGGCCGGTATTCAGCCACCTTCGCCGCCACCTGGCATGAACACACAACTTCAGAATAATAATTATAGAGGAAGTAATATGGCCGGTATTCAGCCACCTTCGCCGCCACCTGGCATGAACACACAACTTCAGAATAATAATAGAGGAAGTAATATTGTCGGTATTCAGCCAACGCCGCCACTTCCGCCAGCAAGTTCTGTGTCTGAACAAGAATGGCGTCCGACAGGGCGTATGAGGGGAAGTTTATCGGGACAGGCATACGAGGATGCTCGTATGCAGTTTATTGTGCGACCAGCTCTTATGACAACTACAACAACAACGCGACCAGCTCTTATGACAACTACTACAACAACGCAGACAAGCAGTAGAACACCACAAGAGTTGTCTGGAAACACGACGCCGCTCCATTTGATTAATGCGAGGAACAGGATGGCTCAGGTTTCTCAAACTGTTAATCTTTCTGCAACAAACGGAGGAAATTCAAGTACTTTCTCTAATGGGTCTGCTAGGAACAACTGA
- the LOC124941093 gene encoding E4 SUMO-protein ligase PIAL2-like isoform X7 produces the protein MELWRVAAVADRLFILARDPNKIVDSDEFFNLCIVLARGIDYIVSNNENPERFEDLPAILKQVCKCKNDSVMGGIFALMLSVKYACRFGFFLAKDSEELLALTNEIESSYCVGDKFSSRNDTISNLTTIMSRFYPWLRMGQILTCIEVEKGYGLYVKDFFVQKNMHFPPTDQIRFLVARTDLMENSSCIINPPQVNFLLNGKGVDKRTTTTLDKGPQMPTIVTPMLSYGVNLLQAVGEFNGSYIIMVALMSPISSVAIPVQDYVPPVVTSHDSDPEIAEGASRISLNCPISFKRIKTPIKGQSCKHHQCFDFNNFVEINAKRPSWRCPYCSQDLFLSDIRVDQTMVKILKEVNESVTDVIISIDGSWKAVTENKDNADKLHSTNLNIQQDALMIDTPPDSDIIDLTEDNVDKLFSNACEEPQDVKPVLFDNQTQPCLISTTFYDDENSSSSHTDDDFWSGLYLPTFENLASDDPSSNFMSPPSFLSSTTLNGESTGNNFVPLQQQAVYGTRQPSRPDLAPPLNTSSLNLSQMQPQQPSRPHLTPLNTSSLNMSSLQQQIPQLDQRNRSNQATTGHSSLSPRFNAQRVSAALSTGFENQQLHSTSHSSAPLLRSSNFQQRPISLAGSHQGRRVEFMQTPSSSRQSPSPPVWTSTQIPNNYYRGNNTGAIPPPPPPGMNTQLQNNNRGSNMTGIQPPPGMNTQLQNNNYRGSNMAGIQPPPGMNTQLQNNNYRGSNMAGIQPPSPPPGMNTQLQNNNYRGSNMAGIQPPSPPPGMNTQLQNNNRGSNIVGIQPTPPLPPASSVSEQEWRPTGRMRGSLSGQAYEDARMQFIVRPALMTTTTTTRPALMTTTTTTQTSSRTPQELSGNTTPLHLINARNRMAQVSQTVNLSATNGGNSSTFSNGSARNN, from the exons ATGGAATTATGGAGAGTAGCCGCCGTCGCCGACCGACTGTTTATACTCGCTCGTGATCCAAACAAGATAGTTGATTCCGATGAGTTCTTCAATCTCTGCATCGTTCTTGCCAG AGGTATTGACTACATTGTTTCAAACAATGAAAACCCTGAAAGATTTGAAGACTTACCCGCAATATTAAAACAG GTTTGCAAATGTAAAAATGACTCTGTAATGGGAGGTATCTTCGCGCTGATGTTATCTGTTAAG TATGCTTGTagatttggattttttttggCGAAAGATTCTGAAGAACTTCTTGCCCTTACAAATGAG ATAGAAAGCAGTTACTGCGTCGGGGATAAATTTTCTAGTAGAAATGATACTATTTCTAATCTAACAACAATTATGTCCAG ATTCTATCCGTGGTTGAGGATGGGGCAGATACTGACTTGTATTGAAGTAGAG AAGGGCTATGGGTTATATGTGAAGGATTTCTTCGTTCAGAAGAATATGCATTTTCCACCAACCGACCAAATt cGATTTTTGGTAGCTCGAACTGACTTAATGGAGAACTCTTCTTGCATCATAAATCCCCCACAAGTAAA CTTTCTGCTCAATGGAAAAGGAGTTGATAAAAGAACTACTACTACTTTG GATAAAGGCCCACAAATGCCTACAATTGTTACACCAATGCTGTCTTACGGTGTTAACCTTCTTCAAGCTGTGGGAGAATTCAATG GGAGTTACATCATAATGGTTGCTTTAATGAGTCCAATCTCAAGTGTTGCTATCCCTGTCCAAGATTATGTTCCTCCTGTGGTTACTTCTCATGATTCTG ACCCTGAAATAGCCGAAGGGGCGTCACGAATTTCATTGAACTGTCCAATAAG TTTCAAGCGTATCAAAACCCCAATAAAAGGGCAATCATGCAAACATCACCAG tGTTTTGATTTCAATAACTTTGTGGAAATAAATGCAAAAAGGCCATCATGGCGCTGCCCATACTGCTCCCAGGATCTATTCTTAAGTGACATCCGCGTAGATCAAACTATGGTCAAG ATCTTGAAAGAGGTGAATGAGTCTGTCACAGACGTGATTATTTCCATCGATGGATCATGGAAAGCTGTCACAGAAAACAAAGACAATGCAGATAAGCTTCATTCTACAAACCTAAATATTCAACAAGATGCATTAATGATTGATACACCTCCAGATTCAGATATTATTGATCTTACTGAAGACAACGTTGATAAACTATTTTCTAATGCGTGTGAAGAACCTCAAGATGTGAAACCTGTTCTATTTGATAATCAAACTCAACCGTGTTTGATTAGCACAACTTTTTATGATGATGAGAACTCGTCTTCTTCTCACACTGATGATGATTTTTGGTCTGGGTTATATCTTCCAACATTTGAAAATCTAGCATCAGATGATCCATCTTCGAATTTCATGTCTCCTCCATCGTTTCTTTCCTCTACTACTCTTAATGGTGAAAGTACTGGTAATAATTTTGTGCCGTTACAGCAGCAGGCAGTGTATGGAACGAGG CAGCCATCAAGACCTGACTTAGCTCCTCCTCTCAATACATCTTCACTCAACTTGTCTCAGATGCAGCCACAG CAGCCATCAAGGCCTCATTTAACTCCTCTCAATACATCTTCACTCAACATGTCTTCATTGCAGCAACAGATCCCACAG TTGGATCAAAGAAACAGGTCGAATCAAGCCACAACTGGTCACTCTTCACTAAGTCCACGTTTTAACGCTCAAAGAGTCTCGGCAGCCTTATCAACAGGATTCGAAAATCAACAACTTCATTCCACTAGCCATTCTTCAGCCCCTTTACTGCGATCATCTAATTTCCAACAAAGACCAATATCTCTCGCGGGAAGCCATCAAGGCAGACGAGTTGAGTTCATGCAAACTCCATCATCGTCAAGGCAATCTCCATCCCCTCCAGTTTGGACCTCAACACAAAttccaaataattattatagagGAAATAATACAGGAGCAATTCCGCCTCCGCCACCACCTGGCATGAACACACAACTTCAGAATAATAATAGAGGAAGTAATATGACCGGTATTCAGCCACCACCCGGCATGAACACACAACTTCAGAATAATAATTATAGAGGAAGTAATATGGCCGGTATTCAGCCACCACCCGGCATGAACACACAACTTCAGAATAATAATTATAGAGGAAGTAATATGGCCGGTATTCAGCCACCTTCGCCGCCACCTGGCATGAACACACAACTTCAGAATAATAATTATAGAGGAAGTAATATGGCCGGTATTCAGCCACCTTCGCCGCCACCTGGCATGAACACACAACTTCAGAATAATAATAGAGGAAGTAATATTGTCGGTATTCAGCCAACGCCGCCACTTCCGCCAGCAAGTTCTGTGTCTGAACAAGAATGGCGTCCGACAGGGCGTATGAGGGGAAGTTTATCGGGACAGGCATACGAGGATGCTCGTATGCAGTTTATTGTGCGACCAGCTCTTATGACAACTACAACAACAACGCGACCAGCTCTTATGACAACTACTACAACAACGCAGACAAGCAGTAGAACACCACAAGAGTTGTCTGGAAACACGACGCCGCTCCATTTGATTAATGCGAGGAACAGGATGGCTCAGGTTTCTCAAACTGTTAATCTTTCTGCAACAAACGGAGGAAATTCAAGTACTTTCTCTAATGGGTCTGCTAGGAACAACTGA
- the LOC124941093 gene encoding E4 SUMO-protein ligase PIAL2-like isoform X5, with protein MELWRVAAVADRLFILARDPNKIVDSDEFFNLCIVLARGIDYIVSNNENPERFEDLPAILKQVCKCKNDSVMGGIFALMLSVKYACRFGFFLAKDSEELLALTNEIESSYCVGDKFSSRNDTISNLTTIMSRFYPWLRMGQILTCIEVEKGYGLYVKDFFVQKNMHFPPTDQIRFLVARTDLMENSSCIINPPQVNFLLNGKGVDKRTTTTLDKGPQMPTIVTPMLSYGVNLLQAVGEFNGSYIIMVALMSPISSVAIPVQDYVPPVVTSHDSDPEIAEGASRISLNCPISFKRIKTPIKGQSCKHHQCFDFNNFVEINAKRPSWRCPYCSQDLFLSDIRVDQTMVKILKEVNESVTDVIISIDGSWKAVTENKDNADKLHSTNLNIQQDALMIDTPPDSDIIDLTEDNVDKLFSNACEEPQDVKPVLFDNQTQPCLISTTFYDDENSSSSHTDDDFWSGLYLPTFENLASDDPSSNFMSPPSFLSSTTLNGESTGNNFVPLQQQAVYGTRPSRPDLAPPLNTSSLNLSQMQPQPSRPDLAAPLNTSSLNLSQLQPQQPSRPHLTPLNTSSLNMSSLQQQIPQLDQRNRSNQATTGHSSLSPRFNAQRVSAALSTGFENQQLHSTSHSSAPLLRSSNFQQRPISLAGSHQGRRVEFMQTPSSSRQSPSPPVWTSTQIPNNYYRGNNTGAIPPPPPPGMNTQLQNNNRGSNMTGIQPPPGMNTQLQNNNYRGSNMAGIQPPPGMNTQLQNNNYRGSNMAGIQPPSPPPGMNTQLQNNNYRGSNMAGIQPPSPPPGMNTQLQNNNRGSNIVGIQPTPPLPPASSVSEQEWRPTGRMRGSLSGQAYEDARMQFIVRPALMTTTTTTRPALMTTTTTTQTSSRTPQELSGNTTPLHLINARNRMAQVSQTVNLSATNGGNSSTFSNGSARNN; from the exons ATGGAATTATGGAGAGTAGCCGCCGTCGCCGACCGACTGTTTATACTCGCTCGTGATCCAAACAAGATAGTTGATTCCGATGAGTTCTTCAATCTCTGCATCGTTCTTGCCAG AGGTATTGACTACATTGTTTCAAACAATGAAAACCCTGAAAGATTTGAAGACTTACCCGCAATATTAAAACAG GTTTGCAAATGTAAAAATGACTCTGTAATGGGAGGTATCTTCGCGCTGATGTTATCTGTTAAG TATGCTTGTagatttggattttttttggCGAAAGATTCTGAAGAACTTCTTGCCCTTACAAATGAG ATAGAAAGCAGTTACTGCGTCGGGGATAAATTTTCTAGTAGAAATGATACTATTTCTAATCTAACAACAATTATGTCCAG ATTCTATCCGTGGTTGAGGATGGGGCAGATACTGACTTGTATTGAAGTAGAG AAGGGCTATGGGTTATATGTGAAGGATTTCTTCGTTCAGAAGAATATGCATTTTCCACCAACCGACCAAATt cGATTTTTGGTAGCTCGAACTGACTTAATGGAGAACTCTTCTTGCATCATAAATCCCCCACAAGTAAA CTTTCTGCTCAATGGAAAAGGAGTTGATAAAAGAACTACTACTACTTTG GATAAAGGCCCACAAATGCCTACAATTGTTACACCAATGCTGTCTTACGGTGTTAACCTTCTTCAAGCTGTGGGAGAATTCAATG GGAGTTACATCATAATGGTTGCTTTAATGAGTCCAATCTCAAGTGTTGCTATCCCTGTCCAAGATTATGTTCCTCCTGTGGTTACTTCTCATGATTCTG ACCCTGAAATAGCCGAAGGGGCGTCACGAATTTCATTGAACTGTCCAATAAG TTTCAAGCGTATCAAAACCCCAATAAAAGGGCAATCATGCAAACATCACCAG tGTTTTGATTTCAATAACTTTGTGGAAATAAATGCAAAAAGGCCATCATGGCGCTGCCCATACTGCTCCCAGGATCTATTCTTAAGTGACATCCGCGTAGATCAAACTATGGTCAAG ATCTTGAAAGAGGTGAATGAGTCTGTCACAGACGTGATTATTTCCATCGATGGATCATGGAAAGCTGTCACAGAAAACAAAGACAATGCAGATAAGCTTCATTCTACAAACCTAAATATTCAACAAGATGCATTAATGATTGATACACCTCCAGATTCAGATATTATTGATCTTACTGAAGACAACGTTGATAAACTATTTTCTAATGCGTGTGAAGAACCTCAAGATGTGAAACCTGTTCTATTTGATAATCAAACTCAACCGTGTTTGATTAGCACAACTTTTTATGATGATGAGAACTCGTCTTCTTCTCACACTGATGATGATTTTTGGTCTGGGTTATATCTTCCAACATTTGAAAATCTAGCATCAGATGATCCATCTTCGAATTTCATGTCTCCTCCATCGTTTCTTTCCTCTACTACTCTTAATGGTGAAAGTACTGGTAATAATTTTGTGCCGTTACAGCAGCAGGCAGTGTATGGAACGAGG CCATCAAGACCTGACTTAGCTCCTCCTCTCAATACATCTTCACTCAACTTGTCTCAGATGCAGCCACAG CCATCAAGACCTGACTTAGCTGCTCCTCTCAATACGTCTTCACTCAACTTGTCTCAGTTGCAGCCACAG CAGCCATCAAGGCCTCATTTAACTCCTCTCAATACATCTTCACTCAACATGTCTTCATTGCAGCAACAGATCCCACAG TTGGATCAAAGAAACAGGTCGAATCAAGCCACAACTGGTCACTCTTCACTAAGTCCACGTTTTAACGCTCAAAGAGTCTCGGCAGCCTTATCAACAGGATTCGAAAATCAACAACTTCATTCCACTAGCCATTCTTCAGCCCCTTTACTGCGATCATCTAATTTCCAACAAAGACCAATATCTCTCGCGGGAAGCCATCAAGGCAGACGAGTTGAGTTCATGCAAACTCCATCATCGTCAAGGCAATCTCCATCCCCTCCAGTTTGGACCTCAACACAAAttccaaataattattatagagGAAATAATACAGGAGCAATTCCGCCTCCGCCACCACCTGGCATGAACACACAACTTCAGAATAATAATAGAGGAAGTAATATGACCGGTATTCAGCCACCACCCGGCATGAACACACAACTTCAGAATAATAATTATAGAGGAAGTAATATGGCCGGTATTCAGCCACCACCCGGCATGAACACACAACTTCAGAATAATAATTATAGAGGAAGTAATATGGCCGGTATTCAGCCACCTTCGCCGCCACCTGGCATGAACACACAACTTCAGAATAATAATTATAGAGGAAGTAATATGGCCGGTATTCAGCCACCTTCGCCGCCACCTGGCATGAACACACAACTTCAGAATAATAATAGAGGAAGTAATATTGTCGGTATTCAGCCAACGCCGCCACTTCCGCCAGCAAGTTCTGTGTCTGAACAAGAATGGCGTCCGACAGGGCGTATGAGGGGAAGTTTATCGGGACAGGCATACGAGGATGCTCGTATGCAGTTTATTGTGCGACCAGCTCTTATGACAACTACAACAACAACGCGACCAGCTCTTATGACAACTACTACAACAACGCAGACAAGCAGTAGAACACCACAAGAGTTGTCTGGAAACACGACGCCGCTCCATTTGATTAATGCGAGGAACAGGATGGCTCAGGTTTCTCAAACTGTTAATCTTTCTGCAACAAACGGAGGAAATTCAAGTACTTTCTCTAATGGGTCTGCTAGGAACAACTGA
- the LOC124941093 gene encoding E4 SUMO-protein ligase PIAL2-like isoform X8 — protein MELWRVAAVADRLFILARDPNKIVDSDEFFNLCIVLARGIDYIVSNNENPERFEDLPAILKQVCKCKNDSVMGGIFALMLSVKYACRFGFFLAKDSEELLALTNEIESSYCVGDKFSSRNDTISNLTTIMSRFYPWLRMGQILTCIEVEKGYGLYVKDFFVQKNMHFPPTDQIRFLVARTDLMENSSCIINPPQVNFLLNGKGVDKRTTTTLDKGPQMPTIVTPMLSYGVNLLQAVGEFNGSYIIMVALMSPISSVAIPVQDYVPPVVTSHDSDPEIAEGASRISLNCPISFKRIKTPIKGQSCKHHQCFDFNNFVEINAKRPSWRCPYCSQDLFLSDIRVDQTMVKILKEVNESVTDVIISIDGSWKAVTENKDNADKLHSTNLNIQQDALMIDTPPDSDIIDLTEDNVDKLFSNACEEPQDVKPVLFDNQTQPCLISTTFYDDENSSSSHTDDDFWSGLYLPTFENLASDDPSSNFMSPPSFLSSTTLNGESTGNNFVPLQQQAVYGTRPSRPDLAPPLNTSSLNLSQMQPQQPSRPHLTPLNTSSLNMSSLQQQIPQLDQRNRSNQATTGHSSLSPRFNAQRVSAALSTGFENQQLHSTSHSSAPLLRSSNFQQRPISLAGSHQGRRVEFMQTPSSSRQSPSPPVWTSTQIPNNYYRGNNTGAIPPPPPPGMNTQLQNNNRGSNMTGIQPPPGMNTQLQNNNYRGSNMAGIQPPPGMNTQLQNNNYRGSNMAGIQPPSPPPGMNTQLQNNNYRGSNMAGIQPPSPPPGMNTQLQNNNRGSNIVGIQPTPPLPPASSVSEQEWRPTGRMRGSLSGQAYEDARMQFIVRPALMTTTTTTRPALMTTTTTTQTSSRTPQELSGNTTPLHLINARNRMAQVSQTVNLSATNGGNSSTFSNGSARNN, from the exons ATGGAATTATGGAGAGTAGCCGCCGTCGCCGACCGACTGTTTATACTCGCTCGTGATCCAAACAAGATAGTTGATTCCGATGAGTTCTTCAATCTCTGCATCGTTCTTGCCAG AGGTATTGACTACATTGTTTCAAACAATGAAAACCCTGAAAGATTTGAAGACTTACCCGCAATATTAAAACAG GTTTGCAAATGTAAAAATGACTCTGTAATGGGAGGTATCTTCGCGCTGATGTTATCTGTTAAG TATGCTTGTagatttggattttttttggCGAAAGATTCTGAAGAACTTCTTGCCCTTACAAATGAG ATAGAAAGCAGTTACTGCGTCGGGGATAAATTTTCTAGTAGAAATGATACTATTTCTAATCTAACAACAATTATGTCCAG ATTCTATCCGTGGTTGAGGATGGGGCAGATACTGACTTGTATTGAAGTAGAG AAGGGCTATGGGTTATATGTGAAGGATTTCTTCGTTCAGAAGAATATGCATTTTCCACCAACCGACCAAATt cGATTTTTGGTAGCTCGAACTGACTTAATGGAGAACTCTTCTTGCATCATAAATCCCCCACAAGTAAA CTTTCTGCTCAATGGAAAAGGAGTTGATAAAAGAACTACTACTACTTTG GATAAAGGCCCACAAATGCCTACAATTGTTACACCAATGCTGTCTTACGGTGTTAACCTTCTTCAAGCTGTGGGAGAATTCAATG GGAGTTACATCATAATGGTTGCTTTAATGAGTCCAATCTCAAGTGTTGCTATCCCTGTCCAAGATTATGTTCCTCCTGTGGTTACTTCTCATGATTCTG ACCCTGAAATAGCCGAAGGGGCGTCACGAATTTCATTGAACTGTCCAATAAG TTTCAAGCGTATCAAAACCCCAATAAAAGGGCAATCATGCAAACATCACCAG tGTTTTGATTTCAATAACTTTGTGGAAATAAATGCAAAAAGGCCATCATGGCGCTGCCCATACTGCTCCCAGGATCTATTCTTAAGTGACATCCGCGTAGATCAAACTATGGTCAAG ATCTTGAAAGAGGTGAATGAGTCTGTCACAGACGTGATTATTTCCATCGATGGATCATGGAAAGCTGTCACAGAAAACAAAGACAATGCAGATAAGCTTCATTCTACAAACCTAAATATTCAACAAGATGCATTAATGATTGATACACCTCCAGATTCAGATATTATTGATCTTACTGAAGACAACGTTGATAAACTATTTTCTAATGCGTGTGAAGAACCTCAAGATGTGAAACCTGTTCTATTTGATAATCAAACTCAACCGTGTTTGATTAGCACAACTTTTTATGATGATGAGAACTCGTCTTCTTCTCACACTGATGATGATTTTTGGTCTGGGTTATATCTTCCAACATTTGAAAATCTAGCATCAGATGATCCATCTTCGAATTTCATGTCTCCTCCATCGTTTCTTTCCTCTACTACTCTTAATGGTGAAAGTACTGGTAATAATTTTGTGCCGTTACAGCAGCAGGCAGTGTATGGAACGAGG CCATCAAGACCTGACTTAGCTCCTCCTCTCAATACATCTTCACTCAACTTGTCTCAGATGCAGCCACAG CAGCCATCAAGGCCTCATTTAACTCCTCTCAATACATCTTCACTCAACATGTCTTCATTGCAGCAACAGATCCCACAG TTGGATCAAAGAAACAGGTCGAATCAAGCCACAACTGGTCACTCTTCACTAAGTCCACGTTTTAACGCTCAAAGAGTCTCGGCAGCCTTATCAACAGGATTCGAAAATCAACAACTTCATTCCACTAGCCATTCTTCAGCCCCTTTACTGCGATCATCTAATTTCCAACAAAGACCAATATCTCTCGCGGGAAGCCATCAAGGCAGACGAGTTGAGTTCATGCAAACTCCATCATCGTCAAGGCAATCTCCATCCCCTCCAGTTTGGACCTCAACACAAAttccaaataattattatagagGAAATAATACAGGAGCAATTCCGCCTCCGCCACCACCTGGCATGAACACACAACTTCAGAATAATAATAGAGGAAGTAATATGACCGGTATTCAGCCACCACCCGGCATGAACACACAACTTCAGAATAATAATTATAGAGGAAGTAATATGGCCGGTATTCAGCCACCACCCGGCATGAACACACAACTTCAGAATAATAATTATAGAGGAAGTAATATGGCCGGTATTCAGCCACCTTCGCCGCCACCTGGCATGAACACACAACTTCAGAATAATAATTATAGAGGAAGTAATATGGCCGGTATTCAGCCACCTTCGCCGCCACCTGGCATGAACACACAACTTCAGAATAATAATAGAGGAAGTAATATTGTCGGTATTCAGCCAACGCCGCCACTTCCGCCAGCAAGTTCTGTGTCTGAACAAGAATGGCGTCCGACAGGGCGTATGAGGGGAAGTTTATCGGGACAGGCATACGAGGATGCTCGTATGCAGTTTATTGTGCGACCAGCTCTTATGACAACTACAACAACAACGCGACCAGCTCTTATGACAACTACTACAACAACGCAGACAAGCAGTAGAACACCACAAGAGTTGTCTGGAAACACGACGCCGCTCCATTTGATTAATGCGAGGAACAGGATGGCTCAGGTTTCTCAAACTGTTAATCTTTCTGCAACAAACGGAGGAAATTCAAGTACTTTCTCTAATGGGTCTGCTAGGAACAACTGA